One Myotis daubentonii chromosome 12, mMyoDau2.1, whole genome shotgun sequence genomic region harbors:
- the LOC132213730 gene encoding b(0,+)-type amino acid transporter 1-like, whose translation MERSQERDGGEGVAGQEPGAGRLRLRREIGLWSGVSLIVGSMVGSGIFMSPQGILVYMGSPGASLVVWAVCGLLATLSALCFAELGALVPESGGEYAYILHTFGSLPAFLVIYTFVLVSRPASIAAISLSFAEYAVAPFYPGCSSLPPAVLKSMAVACILLLLLVNGWSTKLATQLNDVCTAAKVFSLLVIVAGGAAVLGQGRGRPEALPAAFHNTTRQTGRISVAFYQGLWSFDGWNTLNYVLEELKNPQDRAGQDRGLDTMKQMCLLGLCRHLLLEFRKGDHYEAEQPRHLPVCVSMRWVSELMEEGHMACVAPGPGTGPAAGMSSVLCSGAWEGPHGLTYGLLSPTVQQNLVWALMIAIPLVTGLYILVNISYLLVLSPNEILSTDAVAVSWGNQVLGAWAWLVPLAVALSTFGSAHGTFFSGSRVCYVAAREGHMPGLLSMVHTRRLTPTPALVFTTAVTLVLVLSGNFSNIVNSFRQLPCLGHLRNYHQLSPVLADEEEEPTPTLQGEVSYPGRDWRGGAGGRWKQQEGRQEAQSPGTTYRLPRTSHHPGLCPLQVPTIVPIVALLASLYLVLAPIIDHPQIEFLYIFLLLLSGFPVYFLFVYFQHHPKCLQTATLHLQLLLEVAPATKNVD comes from the exons ATGGAGAGAAGTCAGGAGAGAGATGGCGGCGAGGGGGTGGCCGGGCAGGAGCCGGGTGCtgggaggctgaggctgaggaggGAGATCGGGCTGTGGAGCGGCGTGTCCCTGATCGTCGGCAGCATGGTCGGCTCTGGCATCTTCATGTCACCACAGGGGATCTTGGTCTACATGGGCAGCCCCGGGGCCAGTCTTGTGGTCTGGGCCGTCTGCGGCCTCCTGGCCACTCTGAGTGCCCTGTGCTTCGCCGAGCTGGGGGCCCTGGTTCCCGAATCCGGGGGGGAGTATGCTTACATCCTGCACACCTTTGGCTCCTTGCCAGCCTTCCTGGTCATCTACACGTTCGTGCTGGTGAGCCGCCCAGCCTCCATCGCTGCCATCTCTCTGAGCTTCGCCGAGTATGCGGTGGCCCCCTTTTACCCCGgctgctcctccctgcccccggCGGTGCTCAAGAGCATGGCGGTCGCTTgcatcctgctgctgctgctggtgaacGGCTGGAGCACGAAGCTGGCCACCCAGCTGAACGACGTGTGCACAGCCGCCAAGGTGTTCTCCTTGCTGGTCATCGTGGCGGGCGGCGCGgcggtgctgggccagggccgCGGCCGCCCCGAAGCCCTCCCGGCTGCCTTCCACAACACGACGCGGCAGACCGGGCGTATCAGCGTGGCCTTCTACCAAGGCCTGTGGTCCTTCGACGGCTGGAATACCCTCAACTATGTGTTGGAGGAGCTCAAGAACCCACAA gacagggcagggcaggacagaggCTTGGACACAATGAAGCAGATGTGCTTGTTGGGGCTCTGCCGCCACTTGCTGCTGGAGTTCAGGAAAGGAGACCACTATGAGGCAGAGCAACCTA GGCATCTGCCCGTGTGTGTGTCCATGCGGTGGGTCTCTGAGCTCATGGAGGAGGGGCACATGGCCTGCgtggccccaggccctggcaccGGCCCTGCAGCCGGGATGAGCTCAGTGCTGTGCTCAGGGGCCTGGGAAGGACCTCACGGGCTAACATATGGACTCCTCTCTCCGACTGTACAGCAGAACCTGGTGTGGGCGCTGATGATCGCCATTCCCCTGGTCACGGGCCTGTACATCCTGGTCAACATCAGTTACCTGCTAGTGTTGTCACCCAACGAAATCCTCTCCACTGACGCTGTGGCCGTGAGCTGGGG GAACCAGGTtctgggggcctgggcctggctggtgccTTTGGCTGTGGCACTCTCGACATTTGGCTCTGCCCATGGGACGTTCTTCAGCGGAAGCCGTGTGTGCTACGTGGCTGCAAGAGAAGGCCACATG CCCGGACTTCTGTCCATGGTTCACACCCGTCGCCTCACACCGACTCCGGCTCTGGTGTTCACCACGGCAGTGACTTTGGTCCTGGTCCTCTCAGGGAACTTCAGCAACATCGTGAACTCCTTCAGGCAA CTTCCTTGCCTGGGTCACCTACGGAACtaccatcagctgtctcctgtactTGCGGATGAAGAAGAAGAGCCTACCCCGACCTTACAAG GTGAGGTATCATATCCAGGCAGGGACTGGAGGGGAGGAGCTGGTGGCAGGTGGAAGCaacaggaaggcaggcaggaggcacagAGTCCAGGGACCACATACCGCCTCCCGCGCACCTCTCACCATCCAGGGCTCTGCCCATTGCAGGTCCCCACCATCGTCCCCATCGTCGCGCTCCTTGCTTCTCTCTACCTGGTGCTGGCACCCATCATCGACCATCCGCAGATCGAGTTCCTCTACATCTTCCTGCTCCTGCTCAGCGGATTCCCGGTCTACTTCCTGTTTGTCTACTTCCAGCACCATCCCAAGTGTTTGCAGACGGCCACCCTGCATCTCCAGCTGCTCCTGGAAGTTGCTCCAGCCACTAAAAATGTTGActaa